From Neobacillus sp. PS2-9, the proteins below share one genomic window:
- a CDS encoding penicillin-binding protein 2, translating into MLFFVVFALFSILILRLGELQIVFGDDFKREIERTEDITVNNPVPRGKMYDRNGKAIVDNKPLNAITYTKNQSTTQEEMLKTAEKLAKFIEMDTKKIPVRDKKDFWIMKYPEKAKALISKKEWDKYKQKKLTDKEIYQMQIDRIENDDLMELENDQKAMRVLAIYRKFNSGYALTPQIVKNKDVKPEEFAIVSENLENLPGVDTTTDWDRTYPFGDTLGSILGNVSSSEAGIPKEQVSKYLARDYSRNDRVGQSYIELKYEDVLHGQKAKVKNVTDKSGKVLSTEVVSEGKRGKDLVLTIDMDLQKQVEKIIEDEMWDAKKKPNTALLDRAFVVVMNPKTGEILSLAGKQIGKNKEGKTVMKDFAGGNITSSYNVGSAVKGATILTGYKTGAISPGDTQLDEPLVIKGTQVKKSWKTFGRINDLRALQVSSNVYMWKTVIAMAHGRYVPNGPLILDTEKTFNTMRQSFSQFGLGTRTGIDLPNEASGFPGSEKKPGLLLDFAIGQYDTYTPIQLAQYVSTIANGGYRVQPHIVKEIREPIMENNELGPIIEEMQPKVLNRVDMKEQWIKRVQEGFRMVMQVGDGTATSYFKSAPYHPAGKTGTAQAFYYGSDKSKYGTPVMNLSLVSFAPSDNPEVALAVMVPWAYQGNSGPSVNNLIGRKVMDAYFDLKKNRNSTGESATTEQQQTENTTNTNQNNQQSGQ; encoded by the coding sequence ATGTTATTTTTTGTGGTTTTTGCGCTGTTTTCCATTCTCATCCTTCGCTTGGGTGAATTACAAATTGTTTTTGGTGATGATTTTAAACGGGAAATTGAACGAACAGAGGATATCACCGTAAATAACCCTGTCCCAAGAGGAAAAATGTATGATCGAAATGGGAAAGCCATAGTTGATAATAAACCTTTAAATGCCATTACTTATACAAAGAATCAAAGTACTACGCAAGAAGAAATGTTGAAAACAGCAGAGAAATTGGCGAAATTTATTGAGATGGACACAAAAAAAATACCTGTAAGAGATAAAAAAGACTTTTGGATTATGAAGTATCCTGAAAAGGCAAAGGCCTTAATCTCTAAAAAAGAATGGGATAAATATAAGCAAAAAAAATTAACTGACAAAGAAATCTATCAAATGCAAATTGATAGAATTGAAAATGATGATCTTATGGAGCTAGAAAATGATCAAAAGGCAATGAGAGTCCTAGCGATTTATAGGAAATTCAATAGCGGATATGCACTAACACCACAAATCGTAAAAAATAAAGATGTAAAACCTGAAGAATTTGCGATTGTTAGTGAAAACTTAGAAAATCTTCCAGGTGTGGACACAACCACTGATTGGGACCGAACCTATCCGTTTGGTGATACATTAGGGTCCATTTTAGGGAATGTTTCATCATCTGAGGCAGGAATACCAAAAGAACAGGTAAGTAAATATCTTGCCCGAGACTATAGCAGAAATGACCGTGTGGGACAAAGTTATATTGAATTAAAGTATGAGGATGTCCTTCATGGTCAAAAAGCTAAAGTGAAAAATGTGACAGATAAGTCTGGGAAAGTTCTTTCTACTGAAGTTGTTTCTGAAGGGAAAAGGGGAAAAGACCTTGTTTTAACCATTGATATGGATTTACAGAAGCAGGTAGAAAAAATTATTGAAGATGAGATGTGGGATGCCAAGAAAAAGCCAAATACTGCACTATTGGATCGTGCTTTTGTAGTAGTCATGAATCCTAAAACAGGAGAAATTTTGTCATTGGCCGGAAAGCAGATTGGTAAGAACAAAGAGGGTAAGACCGTAATGAAAGACTTTGCTGGAGGAAATATTACATCCTCCTATAACGTCGGTTCTGCTGTTAAAGGAGCAACCATCCTAACGGGTTATAAAACGGGAGCAATAAGTCCTGGAGACACTCAACTGGATGAACCTTTAGTTATTAAAGGTACACAGGTGAAAAAATCCTGGAAAACATTTGGAAGAATCAATGACTTAAGAGCACTTCAAGTCTCTTCTAACGTTTATATGTGGAAAACAGTTATTGCGATGGCCCATGGACGTTATGTCCCTAACGGACCATTAATATTAGATACAGAAAAGACATTTAATACAATGAGACAGAGCTTTAGTCAATTTGGACTTGGTACCCGGACTGGGATTGACCTGCCAAACGAAGCGAGCGGTTTTCCGGGTTCAGAAAAGAAACCAGGTTTGCTTCTTGACTTTGCCATTGGTCAATATGATACCTATACACCGATTCAGCTTGCACAGTATGTTTCTACAATTGCTAACGGTGGTTATCGTGTGCAGCCACATATCGTTAAGGAAATTCGCGAGCCAATAATGGAGAATAATGAATTAGGTCCTATTATTGAAGAAATGCAACCTAAAGTATTAAATCGTGTGGATATGAAAGAACAATGGATCAAACGAGTACAAGAAGGTTTCCGCATGGTTATGCAGGTGGGCGATGGTACAGCTACTAGTTACTTTAAAAGTGCTCCGTACCACCCAGCTGGTAAAACAGGAACGGCACAGGCCTTTTATTACGGGTCTGATAAATCTAAATATGGTACACCAGTCATGAACTTAAGTCTTGTTAGCTTTGCACCTTCAGACAATCCTGAAGTAGCTTTGGCTGTTATGGTACCATGGGCATACCAAGGAAATAGTGGGCCGAGTGTGAATAACTTAATTGGCCGAAAAGTAATGGATGCATACTTTGACTTAAAAAAGAATCGTAATAGTACGGGAGAATCAGCAACTACAGAACAACAACAGACTGAAAATACTACTAACACAAATCAAAACAACCAGCAATCTGGTCAATAA
- a CDS encoding phosphate ABC transporter substrate-binding protein: MKSLKKLSLFSILAAVMVMMAACGGGADTDKKDGTADGGNKELSGSLVISGSSAMQPLVAAAAEEFMADNPNVDIQVNAGGSGTGLSQVAEGSVQIGNSDVFAEEKEGIPADQLVDHKVAVVGITAAVNPNAGIKDISKEDLIKVFTGKVTNWKEVGGKDQKIVLVNRPDSSGTRAVFNKFGLDGATPAEGITEDSSNTVKKIINETDGAVGYLAFSYFTDDKVTPLSIDGVKPTDENVQSGKFPIWAYEHSYTKGEPDGLAKAFLDYLMSDDIQNNLLKEQGYLPVTKMKVERDAEGNQKNL; encoded by the coding sequence ATGAAAAGCCTGAAAAAATTAAGCTTATTTTCGATTCTAGCAGCAGTAATGGTAATGATGGCTGCTTGTGGAGGCGGAGCTGATACTGATAAAAAAGATGGAACAGCTGATGGTGGAAATAAAGAACTTTCTGGCTCATTAGTCATTTCTGGTTCATCTGCGATGCAGCCATTAGTTGCAGCTGCAGCAGAAGAATTTATGGCAGACAATCCAAATGTAGATATTCAAGTAAATGCTGGTGGATCTGGTACAGGTTTATCACAAGTAGCTGAAGGTTCTGTGCAAATTGGTAACTCTGACGTTTTTGCTGAAGAAAAAGAAGGTATTCCTGCTGACCAGCTTGTTGATCATAAAGTAGCTGTAGTTGGAATCACTGCTGCTGTTAACCCTAATGCAGGTATTAAAGATATTTCAAAAGAAGATTTAATTAAAGTCTTTACTGGAAAAGTGACGAACTGGAAAGAAGTTGGCGGTAAGGATCAAAAAATCGTTTTAGTAAACCGTCCTGATTCATCTGGTACTCGTGCAGTATTCAATAAATTTGGTTTAGATGGTGCAACACCAGCTGAAGGAATCACTGAAGATTCATCAAACACAGTTAAGAAAATTATCAATGAAACAGATGGAGCAGTTGGATATCTTGCATTCTCATATTTCACTGATGATAAAGTTACACCACTTTCAATTGACGGAGTAAAACCTACTGATGAGAACGTTCAATCTGGTAAATTCCCAATCTGGGCATATGAACACTCATATACGAAAGGTGAGCCTGATGGCCTTGCAAAAGCGTTCCTTGACTATTTAATGTCAGATGATATTCAAAACAATCTGTTAAAAGAACAAGGATACCTTCCTGTTACAAAAATGAAGGTTGAACGTGATGCAGAAGGAAATCAGAAAAACCTATAA
- the pstC gene encoding phosphate ABC transporter permease subunit PstC produces MEKTIPASERLLKSKKSLMSGELRGKVIVILCAVIMISATISITIFLGTKGLQSFIKNGVSVIEFITSSNWNPTNKANPGYGALPFIFGSFAVTFLSALVAAPLGIGGAIFMTEIAPSWGRKILQPVIELLVGIPSVVYGFIGLTVLVPFIRENVGGLGFSLLSGTIVLSIMILPTVTTIATDAMSSIPKNLREGSYALGATRWQTIRKVLLPAALPTLLTAIVLGMARAFGEALAVQMVIGNVRDLPSSILDASATLTTIITLNMGHTTYGSVENNTLWSMGLILLIMSFAFILLIRYLSSRRKM; encoded by the coding sequence ATGGAAAAAACAATTCCTGCAAGTGAGAGATTGTTAAAATCAAAAAAGAGTTTAATGTCTGGGGAACTGCGAGGCAAGGTTATTGTCATACTATGTGCTGTAATTATGATCTCAGCAACCATTTCAATCACCATTTTCTTAGGCACAAAAGGGCTACAATCTTTTATTAAAAATGGTGTCAGTGTGATTGAGTTTATCACCAGTTCGAATTGGAACCCTACAAATAAAGCAAATCCGGGGTATGGCGCCTTACCATTTATCTTCGGCTCCTTTGCCGTTACTTTCCTTTCGGCGCTAGTTGCTGCACCATTAGGCATTGGCGGTGCTATTTTTATGACCGAAATTGCACCCTCTTGGGGAAGGAAAATTTTACAGCCAGTCATTGAGTTATTGGTGGGAATTCCCTCCGTTGTTTATGGATTCATCGGACTTACCGTGTTAGTTCCTTTTATAAGGGAAAATGTGGGCGGACTCGGCTTTAGTTTATTATCTGGAACGATTGTGCTTTCAATTATGATTTTGCCAACCGTAACGACCATTGCGACAGACGCAATGAGTTCTATACCAAAAAATCTTCGTGAAGGTTCCTATGCGTTAGGTGCCACACGTTGGCAGACTATTCGTAAAGTATTACTACCAGCAGCATTACCCACTCTTTTAACGGCAATCGTGCTAGGTATGGCCAGAGCCTTTGGGGAAGCACTAGCTGTTCAAATGGTTATTGGTAACGTAAGAGACTTACCATCAAGCATATTAGATGCATCAGCAACTTTAACAACGATTATTACACTCAATATGGGACATACAACCTATGGAAGTGTTGAAAATAATACTCTTTGGTCAATGGGATTGATTTTATTAATCATGTCTTTTGCGTTTATTCTCCTTATTCGCTATCTCTCTTCTAGGAGGAAAATGTAA
- the pstA gene encoding phosphate ABC transporter permease PstA, translated as MNSKTADRIATGVFIAIAIIIVSILVGLFYYILVNGLKHISIDFLTTPSSNVRAGGGIRDQLFNSFYILFITMLIAVPLGVGGGIYMAEYAKPGKITDIIRSCIEVLASLPSIVIGMFGLLMFVNVTGWGYTILGGALALTVFNLPVIVRVSEDALRSVPRDLKEASLALGITHWYTIKTVLLPSAFPSILTGAILASGRVFGEAAALLFTAGLSTPRLDYANWNPFSAQSPLNIFRPAETLAVHIWSVNTQGLIPDVEEVSNGSAAVLVISVLIFNLLARWIGSLIHKKITATK; from the coding sequence ATGAACAGCAAAACTGCGGATCGTATTGCAACGGGAGTCTTTATTGCAATTGCTATTATTATCGTTTCTATATTAGTCGGTCTATTTTATTATATTTTGGTTAATGGTCTTAAGCATATTTCAATAGATTTCTTAACAACTCCATCTAGCAACGTACGTGCGGGCGGAGGTATACGTGATCAACTTTTTAATTCTTTTTATATCTTGTTTATTACCATGTTAATTGCTGTTCCACTTGGAGTGGGCGGTGGTATTTATATGGCTGAATATGCAAAACCAGGGAAAATTACTGACATTATTCGTTCATGTATTGAGGTGTTGGCATCACTGCCATCTATCGTCATCGGGATGTTTGGTTTATTAATGTTTGTAAATGTTACAGGCTGGGGCTATACCATCCTGGGTGGTGCGTTGGCACTTACTGTTTTTAATTTACCTGTAATAGTTAGGGTTAGTGAGGATGCTCTTCGATCAGTTCCTCGCGATTTAAAAGAAGCGAGCCTTGCCCTAGGAATTACTCATTGGTATACAATTAAAACAGTTTTATTACCAAGTGCTTTCCCGTCTATTTTAACTGGAGCCATTCTTGCTTCGGGTCGTGTGTTTGGTGAAGCAGCGGCGTTGTTATTTACGGCAGGCCTTTCTACACCAAGATTAGATTATGCGAATTGGAATCCATTTTCAGCGCAATCGCCATTAAATATTTTCCGTCCTGCGGAAACACTGGCTGTTCACATTTGGTCAGTTAATACTCAAGGGTTAATTCCAGACGTTGAGGAAGTTTCAAATGGATCTGCTGCAGTTCTAGTTATATCCGTACTAATATTTAATTTATTAGCCCGGTGGATTGGTAGTTTGATTCACAAGAAAATCACAGCAACTAAATAA
- the pstB gene encoding phosphate ABC transporter ATP-binding protein PstB, translated as MVKEHILKVNHLQIFYGEKRAVNGISMDIEKNGVTALIGPSGCGKSTFLRSINRMNDLIPGARAEGEILYEDVNILSDDINVVALRKEIGMVFQKPNPFPKSIYENITHALKFAGIKNKKVLDEIVEESLHKAALWDEVKDRLHKSALSLSGGQQQRLCIARTIAMKPTIMLLDEPSSALDPISNAKVEDLIVDLKKDYSIIIVTHNMQQASRISDKTAFFLNGDLVEYDNTETIFTNPSVKKTEEYISGRFG; from the coding sequence ATGGTAAAGGAACATATTTTGAAGGTCAATCATTTGCAGATATTCTACGGGGAAAAGCGTGCAGTTAATGGAATATCAATGGACATTGAAAAAAATGGCGTAACAGCGCTTATTGGTCCTTCAGGATGTGGTAAATCAACTTTCCTGAGAAGTATTAATCGGATGAATGACTTAATTCCGGGAGCAAGGGCAGAAGGTGAAATCCTTTATGAAGATGTCAATATTTTGTCTGATGACATCAATGTTGTAGCTTTACGTAAGGAAATTGGGATGGTTTTTCAAAAGCCAAATCCCTTTCCTAAATCGATATACGAAAATATTACCCATGCCCTTAAGTTTGCTGGGATAAAAAATAAAAAAGTCCTAGATGAAATTGTGGAGGAAAGTCTTCACAAAGCAGCGCTATGGGACGAAGTAAAGGATCGGCTCCATAAATCGGCACTCTCGCTTTCTGGAGGACAGCAGCAACGTCTTTGTATCGCAAGAACAATTGCGATGAAACCGACTATTATGCTTCTGGATGAACCGTCTTCTGCTCTAGACCCGATATCAAATGCTAAAGTTGAAGATTTGATTGTTGATTTAAAGAAGGATTATTCAATTATTATTGTCACCCATAATATGCAGCAAGCATCTCGTATTTCAGACAAAACTGCCTTCTTTTTAAACGGCGATTTGGTTGAATATGACAACACGGAAACAATCTTTACTAATCCATCTGTTAAAAAGACCGAAGAATATATTTCTGGTAGGTTTGGATAA
- the pstB gene encoding phosphate ABC transporter ATP-binding protein PstB — MGVAIPTLTREVFNVKDLNLWYGEHLALKNINFPINKKEVTAIIGPSGCGKSTFIKTLNLMINMVPNVKMTGEINYDGQNILDAKMDLVELRRHVGMVFQKGNPFPQSIYDNIAYGPRIHGIKKKVHLDELVTKSLMDVALWDEVKDRLHAPALGLSGGQQQRLCIARALATKPEVLLMDEPTSALDPISTLKIEELILELKEKYTIVIVTHNMQQAARVSDKTAFFLMGELIELDSTSAIFSNPKDSRTEGYITGRFG; from the coding sequence ATCGGTGTGGCAATCCCAACATTGACTAGAGAAGTTTTTAATGTGAAAGATCTTAACTTATGGTATGGAGAGCATCTTGCCTTAAAGAATATCAATTTTCCTATTAATAAAAAAGAAGTAACAGCTATTATCGGTCCATCTGGTTGTGGGAAATCAACATTTATTAAAACCCTAAATTTGATGATCAATATGGTCCCAAATGTAAAAATGACCGGTGAAATTAATTATGATGGTCAAAATATATTAGATGCGAAAATGGACCTTGTTGAACTGCGTAGGCATGTTGGCATGGTCTTTCAAAAGGGTAATCCATTCCCACAATCGATTTATGATAATATTGCCTATGGTCCAAGAATTCATGGAATTAAGAAAAAGGTTCATTTGGACGAACTTGTCACAAAATCGTTAATGGACGTGGCACTATGGGATGAAGTTAAGGATCGTTTACATGCACCTGCTTTAGGACTTTCAGGTGGGCAACAGCAAAGGTTATGTATAGCAAGGGCGCTCGCGACTAAACCTGAGGTTTTGTTAATGGATGAGCCGACTTCTGCCCTCGATCCCATCTCTACTTTGAAAATTGAGGAATTAATTTTAGAGTTGAAAGAAAAATATACCATTGTTATTGTTACCCATAACATGCAGCAAGCTGCACGGGTATCAGATAAAACAGCTTTCTTTTTAATGGGGGAATTAATCGAATTAGATTCCACTTCTGCTATTTTTTCAAATCCAAAAGATTCACGAACGGAAGGCTATATTACAGGAAGATTCGGATGA
- the phoU gene encoding phosphate signaling complex protein PhoU produces the protein MTKLSTRSNFDNNLKQLKELLLQMANKAEFAIKEAMIALINQDMEKAKLVIDGDNEIDDLEHEINDKALLLIARESPVATDLRQINVALKVSSEVERMADMAVNIAKSAVHIGNEKHIKEMVDIPNMMEMALDMVSDSIKAFYSEDITLAKSCAERDDQVDKMFGSLIQELLGYIPKNPNSTNQIIQLAFVCRFIERIADHSTNIAENVIYLVTGKRIDLNA, from the coding sequence GTGACTAAATTGAGTACAAGGTCGAATTTTGATAATAATTTAAAGCAGTTGAAAGAATTGCTATTACAAATGGCTAATAAAGCTGAGTTTGCCATTAAGGAAGCGATGATTGCCCTAATTAACCAAGATATGGAAAAGGCTAAGCTTGTAATTGATGGCGATAATGAAATTGATGATTTAGAGCATGAAATCAATGATAAGGCTTTATTATTAATTGCTAGAGAATCACCTGTAGCAACAGATCTAAGACAAATCAATGTAGCCTTAAAAGTATCATCCGAGGTGGAGCGGATGGCGGACATGGCTGTGAACATTGCTAAATCTGCGGTTCATATCGGAAATGAAAAACATATAAAAGAAATGGTTGATATTCCAAATATGATGGAAATGGCTTTAGATATGGTATCTGATTCTATCAAAGCATTTTATTCAGAGGATATTACTCTTGCTAAAAGTTGTGCTGAAAGAGATGATCAAGTAGATAAAATGTTTGGAAGCCTGATTCAGGAGCTTTTAGGTTACATTCCAAAAAATCCTAATTCTACAAACCAAATCATCCAATTAGCATTCGTGTGTAGATTTATTGAAAGAATAGCTGATCATTCCACAAACATTGCGGAGAATGTAATCTATTTAGTAACGGGAAAACGAATTGATTTGAACGCCTAA
- a CDS encoding DUF4912 domain-containing protein gives MIEEIIKLRGDGLSFRRIASVLNTTVGKVQYRWNKWIDHSDEINSNVQKTTGKKSANSQIAPDQIPLKGELKAKLVSPRKIILFWEVSELPKKIIELFFKKRFEELVTVIRVYDVTDITFNGKNAHHFYEIPVSYQSGHWIIKGLIPNRNFVAELGIYFSNQNFFPLLRSNCIQTPHSQIAIGYEGNSDLFLKVQEYEEKPPKWTEHVSTYSYYVETTNNLEEKNE, from the coding sequence ATGATTGAGGAAATAATTAAATTACGAGGGGACGGGCTATCGTTTCGAAGAATTGCTTCAGTACTTAATACGACGGTTGGTAAAGTTCAATATAGATGGAATAAATGGATAGATCACTCGGATGAAATAAATTCAAATGTCCAAAAAACCACTGGTAAGAAGTCCGCTAATAGCCAAATTGCACCTGATCAAATTCCTCTTAAGGGTGAATTGAAGGCAAAACTTGTTTCCCCTCGAAAAATTATTCTTTTCTGGGAAGTTTCCGAATTACCGAAGAAAATAATTGAACTATTTTTCAAGAAGAGGTTTGAGGAGCTCGTAACGGTTATCCGTGTGTATGACGTAACAGATATTACGTTTAATGGAAAAAATGCACACCATTTTTATGAAATACCCGTTTCTTATCAAAGTGGACATTGGATAATAAAAGGCCTAATACCCAATAGGAATTTTGTTGCAGAATTAGGAATTTATTTTTCAAATCAAAACTTTTTCCCTCTTCTTCGGTCTAATTGCATTCAAACCCCTCATTCCCAGATAGCGATTGGGTATGAAGGGAATTCTGACCTTTTCTTGAAGGTTCAAGAATATGAAGAGAAACCGCCAAAGTGGACGGAACATGTAAGTACGTATAGCTATTATGTTGAAACAACAAACAACTTGGAGGAGAAAAATGAATAA
- a CDS encoding glycosyltransferase family 4 protein — MNKTFSQQDEANKPANNWQLKILMLCWEYPPNIVGGLSRHVAGLSAELAGLGHEVHVLTAGTDQLPEFENMSGVHVHRVQPINNRDEHFFSWIGGLNLAMAFKAERLSEEITFDLLHAHDWLVGAAAIVLKDTLGVPLLTTIHATEHGRNNGIYNEMQQFIHEKEQQLISESDQIIVCSEYMKDELLSIFKETSVNLAVIPNGIELVEPKQAFNEIFPELKNEKYIFSLGRIVKEKGFETIIEAAAIAKDEGLDYRFIIAGKGPMLETYRQHISTRQLESHVHFIGFITDEQRNVLIQESELAVIPSLYEPFGIVALETMTFGKPTIVSNTGGMKGIVKHLQTGLLMVPGDARSLLEQINFLHNNPKKAQEIGEMGRQIVKSLYGWKRIASETSRVMEDLLLSERINKSEEEGQGKQIIRK, encoded by the coding sequence ATGAATAAGACATTTTCTCAACAAGATGAGGCTAATAAGCCCGCAAATAATTGGCAATTAAAAATCTTAATGTTGTGCTGGGAGTATCCACCGAATATTGTTGGCGGACTTTCGAGGCATGTAGCTGGTTTATCCGCTGAATTGGCCGGACTTGGTCATGAAGTCCATGTATTAACTGCTGGAACGGACCAACTTCCTGAGTTTGAAAACATGAGTGGTGTGCATGTACACCGAGTTCAACCCATTAATAATCGTGATGAGCATTTTTTTTCCTGGATAGGCGGCTTAAATTTGGCTATGGCCTTCAAGGCTGAAAGATTATCAGAAGAGATTACATTTGATTTACTTCATGCACATGATTGGCTTGTTGGGGCAGCTGCTATTGTTTTAAAGGATACACTTGGTGTCCCATTATTAACTACCATTCACGCGACTGAGCATGGTAGAAATAATGGGATTTACAATGAAATGCAGCAATTTATACATGAGAAGGAACAACAGCTAATTTCTGAATCTGATCAAATTATTGTTTGCAGTGAATACATGAAGGATGAACTCCTTTCTATTTTTAAAGAAACATCTGTGAATCTAGCGGTTATTCCAAATGGGATTGAGTTAGTGGAACCAAAACAAGCCTTTAATGAGATTTTTCCGGAACTAAAGAACGAAAAATATATATTTTCCTTAGGGAGAATTGTAAAGGAAAAGGGTTTTGAAACCATTATTGAGGCAGCCGCAATTGCCAAAGATGAAGGATTAGATTATCGATTTATTATTGCTGGAAAGGGGCCAATGCTTGAGACATATCGTCAGCATATTTCAACCCGGCAGTTAGAGAGTCATGTCCATTTTATTGGCTTCATTACAGATGAACAAAGGAATGTCTTGATTCAAGAAAGTGAGTTGGCGGTGATACCAAGTTTATACGAACCTTTTGGTATTGTTGCATTGGAAACAATGACATTCGGTAAACCAACGATTGTTTCCAATACCGGAGGCATGAAAGGAATAGTTAAGCACCTCCAAACAGGGTTATTGATGGTACCAGGAGATGCACGAAGCTTACTGGAGCAAATTAACTTTTTACATAATAACCCTAAGAAAGCTCAAGAAATTGGAGAAATGGGACGGCAAATTGTAAAGAGCTTGTATGGTTGGAAACGAATTGCCTCAGAAACAAGTAGAGTAATGGAAGATTTATTGTTAAGTGAGCGCATTAACAAGAGTGAGGAAGAAGGACAGGGAAAACAAATAATTCGTAAATAA
- the rpmG gene encoding 50S ribosomal protein L33, whose protein sequence is MRVNITLACTECGDRNYISTKNKRNNPDRLELKKYCPREKRTTAHRETK, encoded by the coding sequence ATGCGTGTAAATATTACGTTAGCTTGCACTGAGTGTGGAGACCGTAACTATATTTCAACAAAAAATAAACGTAACAACCCAGACCGCCTTGAGCTTAAGAAATATTGCCCAAGAGAAAAGCGTACAACAGCACACCGTGAAACAAAATAA
- a CDS encoding 5-formyltetrahydrofolate cyclo-ligase yields MNDKHSLRKIIKDSLSELTRPLYEDYSYKIATRLFDDHDWKQANVIGITISKRPEVDTYQIIRKAWEQGKQVVVPKCNPKEKKLVFRTLKEFSQLESVFYGLYEPIEDQTAKVEADDIDLLIVPGLAYTKTGFRVGFGGGYYDRYLTAYSGKTLSLAFKDQIVEQFQVETYDLPVSKIITNVEVIYTK; encoded by the coding sequence ATGAATGATAAACATTCACTACGCAAAATAATAAAAGATTCTCTCTCAGAACTGACAAGACCTCTCTATGAAGATTACTCCTATAAAATAGCAACTCGGTTGTTTGATGATCATGACTGGAAACAAGCAAATGTCATTGGAATCACCATATCAAAGCGTCCTGAAGTTGATACATATCAAATTATTCGTAAAGCATGGGAACAAGGTAAACAAGTGGTAGTACCAAAGTGTAACCCAAAGGAAAAGAAATTAGTATTTCGAACGTTAAAGGAATTTTCCCAGCTTGAGTCCGTGTTTTATGGTCTATATGAACCAATTGAAGACCAAACTGCTAAGGTCGAAGCAGATGATATCGATCTTTTAATTGTACCAGGCCTTGCATATACGAAGACAGGATTTCGTGTAGGATTCGGCGGTGGATATTATGATCGGTATTTAACCGCTTATTCAGGGAAAACACTCTCACTTGCCTTTAAAGATCAAATAGTTGAGCAATTCCAAGTTGAAACGTATGATTTACCTGTATCAAAAATTATTACAAATGTTGAGGTTATTTATACAAAATGA
- a CDS encoding DUF92 domain-containing protein, translated as MIEVLMVFMGILLTGLAGYSLKSLTVSGALAAIITGLAVYLGFGINGLVLLGVFFASSSLWSKYKSSAKNSIEEKLAKGATRDWRQVFANGGAAGFFSIVHYYHPDFIWLIGFVVCLASANSDTWASEIGSLSRKHPIYIRTFKRIEKGTSGAISMLGSTAALAGSLLISIFSYWLFTISFRLAVLIFLFGYIGNVIDTIIGAFYQQVYVCKKCGIETEKKEHCQIVTTRIKGFPLVDNDMVNFLSGVLSAILAILVIQLTS; from the coding sequence ATGATCGAAGTTTTAATGGTTTTTATGGGTATTCTATTGACAGGACTAGCAGGCTATTCACTTAAATCGTTGACCGTATCAGGTGCCCTTGCAGCTATAATAACTGGGCTTGCTGTATATTTGGGTTTTGGAATAAACGGATTGGTCCTTCTTGGTGTCTTCTTTGCTTCTTCAAGCCTATGGTCTAAATATAAGAGCTCCGCAAAGAATAGTATTGAAGAAAAATTGGCAAAAGGTGCAACAAGGGATTGGCGGCAAGTGTTTGCTAATGGAGGAGCAGCTGGATTTTTTAGTATTGTTCATTACTATCATCCTGATTTTATTTGGTTAATAGGATTTGTTGTTTGTCTCGCAAGTGCAAATTCAGATACATGGGCTTCTGAAATTGGTAGCCTTAGCCGTAAGCACCCTATATACATACGTACATTTAAGCGGATTGAGAAGGGGACCTCAGGTGCAATAAGTATGTTAGGCAGCACAGCAGCACTAGCTGGCTCGCTTCTTATTTCTATCTTTAGTTATTGGCTTTTTACGATAAGTTTTAGATTAGCTGTTCTCATTTTTTTATTTGGATATATAGGTAATGTTATTGATACGATTATAGGGGCTTTTTACCAGCAGGTATATGTTTGTAAAAAATGTGGGATAGAAACTGAGAAAAAAGAACATTGTCAAATAGTAACAACTAGAATAAAGGGTTTTCCATTAGTAGATAATGATATGGTAAATTTTCTTTCAGGCGTCCTTTCTGCAATTTTAGCAATTTTAGTCATTCAATTAACAAGTTAA